A single window of Oceanidesulfovibrio indonesiensis DNA harbors:
- a CDS encoding transposase: DHASRTVIKGSRWLLLRNKANITRGEDRVRLYDLLDANRNLMIVYVLKEDLKQLWQYKYPKAAHRAWKNWHRRAMQSAIEPLRRFARRLKPYVPGILAHCRFGLHTSLLEGINNKIKVIKRMAYGFRDDEYFFLKIRAAFPGIPR, from the coding sequence CGACCACGCCTCTCGCACGGTAATCAAAGGGTCGCGCTGGCTGCTGCTAAGGAACAAGGCAAACATCACCCGGGGAGAGGACCGCGTCAGGCTGTACGATCTGCTCGATGCCAACCGGAATCTGATGATCGTCTACGTGCTCAAGGAGGACCTGAAGCAGCTGTGGCAGTACAAATATCCCAAGGCGGCGCATCGCGCCTGGAAGAACTGGCACCGGCGGGCGATGCAAAGCGCCATTGAGCCGCTACGCCGATTCGCCAGACGTCTGAAGCCGTATGTGCCAGGCATTCTGGCGCACTGCCGCTTTGGTCTGCACACCAGCCTGCTTGAGGGAATCAACAACAAGATCAAGGTGATCAAACGTATGGCTTACGGCTTTCGGGACGACGAATACTTTTTCCTCAAGATCAGGGCAGCGTTTCCCGGAATTCCGCGATGA
- a CDS encoding class I SAM-dependent methyltransferase — protein sequence MSTVNSLAYYFSSRNRHKKWKYFIEQFNPGPEDSALDVGFSEREFSNTTNYIEKHYQYPHRLTALGVDEPDTICKRYPEVSFRSYDGTTFPFEDKTFDLLWSNAVIEHVGDYESQLAFLKEVNRVSRNFFITTPNLNFPVEVHTRTPFLHYLGKERFDQYLRKRGKHWATGDYMHLLNRKTIEQLCVDAGIANHVIRPNRLFGFILEYWIYTPRSGASA from the coding sequence ATGAGTACTGTCAATTCACTCGCGTATTATTTTTCCAGCAGAAACAGACATAAGAAATGGAAATACTTTATAGAACAGTTCAACCCTGGGCCCGAAGACTCTGCTCTTGATGTTGGTTTTTCGGAACGAGAGTTTTCTAATACTACGAACTACATAGAAAAGCATTATCAGTATCCGCATCGGCTGACGGCATTAGGGGTCGACGAGCCGGATACAATTTGCAAACGATATCCGGAGGTCTCCTTCCGATCCTACGATGGCACTACGTTCCCGTTTGAAGACAAGACATTTGATCTGTTGTGGTCCAATGCAGTTATCGAGCATGTAGGTGATTACGAAAGCCAGCTTGCCTTTCTTAAAGAAGTAAATCGTGTGTCAAGAAACTTTTTTATAACAACACCAAATCTTAATTTTCCGGTAGAGGTACATACGCGTACGCCTTTTTTGCATTATCTGGGTAAGGAACGATTTGATCAATACTTGCGCAAGCGTGGGAAGCACTGGGCGACAGGGGACTATATGCATCTGTTGAACAGAAAAACAATTGAGCAGTTATGCGTCGACGCAGGAATAGCCAACCACGTCATCCGCCCCAACCGTTTATTCGGCTTTATTCTCGAGTACTGGATATACACACCCCGCAGCGGGGCCTCTGCTTGA
- the dsrP gene encoding sulfate reduction electron transfer complex DsrMKJOP subunit DsrP, whose product MLEKALKGSPGYWIWLLVLGGIASIGMLAYVVQLNMGLTVTGMSRDVSWGFYIAQLTYLVGVAASAVMLVLPAYFHHYKAFKKIIILGEFLAIASVAMCILFVTVDLGQPQRLFNVVLHPTPNSVLFWDMVVLNVYMFLNLFIGWVTLESERNRVAPPHWLKYFIYLSIIWAFSIHTVTAFLYAGLPGRHYWLTAIMAARFLASAFASGPAILLLLVFLLQKITEFRAGDKAINTVATIITYAMCVNIFFYLLEIFTAYYSGIPGHQHPITYLFSGLHGFDQWVPYMWVAVAGAALSLVLLIPAKIRYNHTVLPYALGLLVLATYIDKGIGLIVGGFTPTPFETVTEYVPTIPELMITVGVYAIGALILTVLWKVALEVKRDLGTIGEKPEDVEKLYVSKL is encoded by the coding sequence ATGCTGGAAAAAGCACTCAAGGGATCACCTGGATACTGGATATGGCTCCTCGTCCTTGGCGGCATCGCCTCCATAGGCATGCTGGCCTATGTCGTGCAGCTCAACATGGGCCTCACCGTCACCGGCATGTCGCGGGACGTTTCCTGGGGCTTCTACATCGCCCAGCTCACCTACCTGGTCGGCGTTGCCGCCTCCGCGGTGATGCTCGTCTTGCCCGCCTACTTTCACCACTACAAGGCGTTCAAGAAGATCATCATCCTGGGTGAGTTCCTCGCCATCGCTTCCGTGGCGATGTGCATTCTGTTCGTCACCGTGGACCTCGGCCAGCCGCAGCGGCTGTTCAACGTGGTTCTCCACCCCACGCCCAACTCCGTGCTGTTCTGGGACATGGTCGTTCTGAACGTGTACATGTTCCTGAACCTCTTTATCGGATGGGTCACCCTGGAGAGCGAACGCAACCGCGTGGCGCCGCCCCACTGGCTCAAGTACTTCATCTACTTGTCCATCATCTGGGCGTTCTCCATCCATACCGTCACAGCGTTCCTGTACGCCGGCCTGCCCGGCCGCCACTACTGGCTCACCGCCATCATGGCTGCCCGCTTCCTGGCGTCCGCGTTCGCTTCCGGTCCGGCCATCCTTCTGCTGCTGGTCTTCCTGCTGCAGAAGATCACCGAGTTCCGCGCCGGCGACAAGGCCATCAACACCGTGGCCACCATCATCACCTACGCCATGTGCGTGAACATCTTCTTCTACCTGCTGGAGATCTTCACCGCATACTACTCCGGCATTCCCGGCCACCAGCATCCCATTACCTACCTGTTCTCCGGACTGCACGGGTTTGACCAGTGGGTGCCCTACATGTGGGTGGCTGTTGCCGGCGCCGCGCTGAGCCTGGTGCTGCTCATCCCGGCCAAGATCCGCTACAACCATACGGTCCTGCCGTATGCGCTGGGTCTGCTGGTGCTCGCGACCTACATCGACAAGGGCATCGGCCTCATCGTTGGCGGTTTCACTCCCACGCCCTTCGAGACCGTCACCGAGTATGTGCCCACCATCCCCGAGCTCATGATCACCGTGGGTGTCTACGCCATCGGCGCGCTCATCCTGACCGTGCTGTGGAAAGTGGCTCTCGAAGTGAAACGCGATCTCGGCACCATCGGCGAGAAACCCGAGGACGTCGAAAAGCTGTACGTTTCCAAGCTGTAA
- the dsrO gene encoding sulfate reduction electron transfer complex DsrMKJOP subunit DsrO gives MSKTRRDFLKIAGMSALGLGCSALPAAAADPGHAPRKAAQGPAPGTLPDNALTATHWAMVIFTRRIKGPEHFDHIINACHQYHNVPEIPGHKDEIKWIWTDSFNHTFPEKETHFLAQDLEMMDFLLLCNHCENPPCVRVCPTKATFQRDHDGIVIMDMHRCIGCRFCMAACPYGARSFNFANPRPYIDGAKLNPDYPTRMRGVVEKCNFCAERLAKGQMPACVEASEGAMLFGDLDDPNSEVRKALRENFSIRRKTTLGTQPSVYYII, from the coding sequence ATGAGCAAGACCAGACGTGACTTTCTGAAAATCGCCGGCATGTCGGCCCTGGGCCTGGGCTGTTCCGCCCTGCCCGCAGCGGCAGCCGACCCGGGACATGCCCCTCGCAAGGCAGCCCAAGGCCCGGCCCCCGGAACCCTGCCCGATAACGCACTGACCGCAACGCACTGGGCCATGGTTATCTTCACGCGCAGGATCAAGGGCCCCGAGCACTTCGACCACATAATCAACGCGTGCCATCAGTACCATAACGTCCCGGAAATCCCGGGACACAAGGACGAGATCAAGTGGATTTGGACGGACTCCTTCAACCATACCTTCCCCGAGAAGGAAACCCACTTCCTCGCCCAAGACCTCGAAATGATGGATTTCCTGCTGCTGTGCAACCACTGCGAGAATCCGCCGTGCGTGCGTGTCTGCCCCACCAAGGCGACGTTCCAGCGCGATCACGACGGCATCGTCATCATGGACATGCACCGCTGCATCGGCTGCCGTTTCTGCATGGCTGCCTGCCCCTACGGCGCGCGTAGCTTCAACTTCGCCAACCCGCGGCCGTACATCGATGGGGCGAAGCTCAACCCGGACTACCCCACCCGCATGCGCGGCGTTGTCGAGAAGTGTAACTTCTGCGCGGAGCGCCTGGCCAAAGGCCAGATGCCTGCGTGCGTGGAAGCCTCCGAAGGTGCGATGCTTTTCGGCGACCTGGATGATCCGAACTCGGAGGTCCGCAAGGCTCTCCGGGAGAATTTCTCCATCCGCCGCAAAACCACCCTGGGTACCCAGCCCAGCGTGTATTACATAATCTAA
- the dsrJ gene encoding sulfate reduction electron transfer complex DsrMKJOP subunit DsrJ gives MYNAKYIVPGIVVFLILATLPFWWSSIFVAGYDSPELALPADKDQCIESAEFMKANHMQILDEWRDQVVRDGERLYTATDGKIWEMSLQNTCMDCHSNKEEFCDKCHDTTSVSPYCWECHLAPRGNEQ, from the coding sequence ATGTACAACGCCAAGTACATCGTCCCCGGCATCGTCGTCTTCCTGATCCTGGCGACGCTACCGTTCTGGTGGAGTTCTATCTTTGTCGCTGGGTATGATTCTCCGGAGCTCGCACTTCCTGCCGACAAGGATCAGTGCATCGAGTCCGCCGAATTCATGAAGGCGAATCACATGCAGATCCTCGACGAGTGGCGCGATCAGGTTGTCCGCGACGGCGAGCGGCTCTACACCGCCACCGACGGCAAGATCTGGGAAATGAGCCTGCAGAACACCTGCATGGATTGCCACAGCAACAAAGAAGAGTTCTGCGACAAATGCCACGACACCACGAGTGTCAGCCCGTACTGCTGGGAATGCCACCTGGCCCCAAGGGGGAACGAGCAATGA
- the dsrK gene encoding sulfate reduction electron transfer complex DsrMKJOP subunit DsrK, translating to MANVPTPEELLKINYSMPDKGWMDMKPVFKDGNFCYPGKPDVIKEIGFPNPREWSPKDDDWQLPENWMEILHDGMKDRLERYRSFKIFMDICVRCGACADKCHFFIGGGDPKNMPVLRAELLRSIYRKEFTTAGKILGKLAGARPLTQDVVKEWFYYFYQCTECRRCSLYCPYGIDTAEVTMMARELLHLLGININWIMEPVRNCNRMGNHLGIQPHAFKDIVEFLCEDIEEVTGIKIDPPINEKGHEILFITPSGDVFADPGVYTFMGYLMLFHELGLDYTLSTYASEGGNFGLFTSHEMMKKLNAKMYAEAERLGSKWILGGECGHMWRVINQYMDTHNGPAPFLEVPKNPITGTVFENARQTKMVHITEFTADLIKHDKIRLDPSRNDHLRVTFHDSCNPARGMGLFDEPRYVIKNAVRNYFDMPPSTIREHTYCCAGGSGLNTDEIMEIRMRGGLPRGNALRHVQREHDVNMMSCICAIDRATLIPLADYWAPGVGICGVHELVGNALIMKGEKKRTMDLRQEELPGMEGE from the coding sequence ATGGCCAACGTTCCCACCCCCGAAGAGTTGTTGAAAATCAACTACTCCATGCCCGACAAGGGCTGGATGGACATGAAGCCCGTCTTCAAAGACGGCAACTTCTGCTACCCGGGCAAACCGGACGTCATCAAGGAAATCGGCTTCCCAAATCCGCGGGAATGGTCGCCCAAGGATGACGACTGGCAGCTGCCTGAGAACTGGATGGAAATCCTCCATGACGGCATGAAGGACCGACTCGAACGCTACCGTTCCTTCAAGATCTTCATGGACATCTGCGTGCGCTGCGGCGCCTGCGCGGACAAATGCCACTTCTTCATCGGCGGCGGCGACCCCAAGAACATGCCAGTTCTGCGCGCCGAGCTCCTGCGCTCCATCTATCGCAAGGAGTTCACCACCGCGGGCAAGATCCTCGGCAAGCTCGCCGGGGCTCGCCCCCTGACCCAGGATGTGGTCAAGGAGTGGTTCTACTACTTCTATCAGTGCACGGAGTGCCGGCGCTGTTCGCTCTACTGTCCCTACGGCATCGACACTGCCGAAGTGACGATGATGGCGCGCGAGTTGCTGCACCTGCTCGGCATCAACATCAACTGGATTATGGAGCCCGTGCGCAACTGTAACCGCATGGGCAACCACCTCGGCATCCAGCCCCACGCCTTCAAGGACATCGTCGAGTTCCTCTGCGAGGACATCGAGGAAGTCACCGGCATCAAGATCGATCCGCCCATCAACGAGAAGGGGCACGAAATCCTCTTCATCACACCCTCGGGCGACGTCTTCGCCGACCCCGGCGTGTACACCTTCATGGGCTACCTCATGCTCTTCCATGAGCTGGGCCTGGATTACACCCTCTCCACATACGCATCCGAGGGCGGCAACTTCGGCCTCTTCACCTCCCACGAGATGATGAAGAAGCTGAACGCCAAGATGTACGCCGAAGCCGAACGCCTCGGCTCCAAGTGGATACTGGGCGGCGAGTGCGGCCACATGTGGCGCGTCATCAACCAGTACATGGACACCCACAACGGGCCGGCGCCGTTCCTGGAGGTTCCGAAAAACCCGATCACCGGAACGGTCTTCGAGAACGCCAGGCAGACCAAGATGGTCCACATCACCGAGTTCACCGCGGACCTCATCAAACACGACAAGATCCGTCTGGACCCGAGCCGCAACGACCATCTTCGCGTCACCTTCCACGACTCCTGCAACCCCGCCCGCGGCATGGGCCTGTTCGATGAACCGCGCTACGTCATCAAGAACGCGGTGCGCAACTACTTCGACATGCCGCCGTCCACGATCCGCGAGCACACGTACTGCTGCGCCGGCGGATCGGGCCTGAACACGGACGAGATCATGGAGATCCGCATGCGCGGCGGCCTGCCGCGAGGCAACGCCCTGCGCCATGTGCAACGCGAGCACGACGTGAACATGATGTCCTGCATCTGCGCCATCGACCGCGCCACGCTCATTCCTCTGGCGGACTACTGGGCGCCCGGCGTGGGCATCTGCGGCGTACACGAACTGGTGGGCAACGCCCTCATCATGAAGGGCGAGAAAAAGCGCACCATGGATCTCCGGCAAGAGGAACTGCCCGGCATGGAGGGTGAATAA
- the dsrM gene encoding sulfate reduction electron transfer complex DsrMKJOP subunit DsrM, translating to MSFFISFLLVLAFGSLAYLGVESGYKLMFAAIIPYVAVGVFVFGFVYKLIDWARSPVPFRIPTTGGQQKSLDWIKTDYLDNPPNKGWTVGRMILEILTFRSLFRNTSMNLRWQDGEPRVVYYSEKWLWLFALAFHYCFLVIFIRHFRFFMEPVPLLVQGAEFFDGILEIGAPRLYQTDLIIIAALLFLLLRRIFDNKVRYISLLSDYFPLFLLLSIVGTGLWMRYFAKTDIVGVKQMTMSLVQFNPVIVDSVGAIFYMHLFFVSILLIYFPFSKLMHMGGVFLSPTRNLPNDSRMKHHVNPWNPPKKYHTYEAYEDDFREVMVEAGLPVEKQPEETPETKAEAE from the coding sequence ATGTCATTTTTTATTTCATTTCTCCTCGTCCTGGCGTTCGGCAGCCTGGCGTATTTGGGGGTTGAATCCGGCTACAAACTCATGTTTGCAGCCATCATCCCCTATGTGGCTGTCGGCGTTTTCGTATTCGGATTCGTGTACAAGCTGATCGACTGGGCTCGATCGCCTGTTCCCTTCCGGATACCAACCACCGGCGGCCAGCAGAAGAGTCTTGACTGGATCAAGACCGACTACCTGGACAACCCGCCGAACAAAGGCTGGACCGTCGGCCGCATGATCCTGGAGATCCTCACGTTCCGTTCGCTGTTCCGGAACACCTCCATGAACCTGCGCTGGCAGGACGGCGAACCCCGAGTGGTGTACTACTCGGAGAAGTGGCTGTGGCTCTTCGCCCTGGCGTTCCACTACTGCTTCCTGGTTATTTTCATCCGCCATTTCCGTTTCTTCATGGAACCCGTACCGCTGCTCGTCCAGGGCGCGGAGTTCTTTGACGGCATCCTGGAGATCGGAGCGCCGCGTCTCTATCAGACCGATCTCATCATCATCGCTGCGCTGCTGTTCCTGCTGCTGCGCCGCATCTTCGACAACAAGGTGCGCTACATCTCTCTCTTGTCGGACTACTTCCCGCTGTTCCTGCTCCTGAGCATCGTGGGAACCGGTCTCTGGATGCGCTACTTCGCCAAGACCGACATCGTCGGCGTGAAGCAGATGACCATGAGCCTGGTGCAGTTCAATCCCGTGATCGTGGACTCGGTGGGAGCGATCTTCTACATGCACCTGTTCTTTGTGAGTATACTGCTCATCTATTTCCCCTTCTCGAAGCTCATGCACATGGGCGGCGTGTTCCTCTCCCCCACCCGGAACCTGCCCAACGACTCGCGCATGAAGCACCATGTGAACCCCTGGAACCCGCCGAAGAAGTATCACACCTACGAGGCGTACGAAGACGATTTCCGCGAGGTCATGGTGGAAGCGGGCCTGCCCGTCGAGAAGCAGCCGGAAGAAACGCCTGAAACCAAGGCGGAAGCCGAATAA
- a CDS encoding RsbRD N-terminal domain-containing protein: MTLSELLHENRDRIEERWRDAIYRTYPIDTVGFMRRQRDQFANPVGQRTSVAVGALVDAILADGLDSEVVKPHLDEIVRVRAVQEFSPSQAVGVVYLLKSIVRELVRETDGGESLFGELLQFESKIDSLALLSFENYCICRDQINQLRVDEIKRQHSRLLERAKKIYGDQAEDPDTPKH; this comes from the coding sequence ATGACTCTATCAGAATTGCTGCACGAAAATCGCGACCGCATCGAAGAGCGTTGGCGCGACGCCATCTATCGCACGTACCCCATCGACACGGTCGGCTTCATGCGCAGGCAGCGGGACCAGTTCGCCAACCCGGTCGGGCAGCGGACATCGGTCGCAGTGGGCGCGCTGGTGGACGCCATTCTCGCGGATGGCCTGGACAGCGAGGTGGTGAAGCCGCATCTGGATGAAATCGTGCGCGTACGCGCCGTGCAGGAGTTCTCCCCGTCGCAGGCTGTGGGCGTTGTCTACCTCCTCAAATCCATTGTCCGCGAGCTGGTTCGAGAGACGGACGGAGGGGAGTCTCTTTTTGGGGAGTTATTGCAATTCGAGTCGAAAATCGATAGCTTGGCGCTCCTTTCCTTCGAAAACTATTGCATTTGTCGCGACCAGATCAACCAGTTGCGGGTGGATGAGATCAAACGCCAGCATTCGAGGCTCCTGGAGCGAGCCAAGAAGATATACGGCGATCAGGCCGAAGACCCTGACACCCCGAAACATTAG
- a CDS encoding outer membrane lipoprotein-sorting protein, which translates to MRWHLHRGVCVRFCAFALLALTWLLVGAAPAWSLLLTPEAALKHAEQSITHPEGVVWTLDVEVDEGDRISRRTLLLTAKGFNVLAEVLRPREMQGQLLLRSKAELWAINPGESLPAPLRPNDRYLGPVSYDNLMPTDYLDNYHIEAVAEDTAFGEACLLFTLRGNEELGEYDMVRLWVSKERLVAVKANFYGPTGRFLTSAHIKYEHDALIDGEIRPFISEMIIRSGLFSDASARLEWSPPQILNIPSDTFELRALLGPEAYAELLIQQERERQREE; encoded by the coding sequence GTGAGGTGGCATTTGCACCGGGGCGTGTGCGTCCGGTTTTGCGCGTTCGCGCTGCTCGCGCTGACCTGGTTGCTGGTCGGCGCCGCTCCGGCGTGGTCCTTGCTCCTCACCCCGGAAGCTGCGCTCAAGCACGCGGAGCAATCAATAACCCATCCGGAAGGCGTGGTCTGGACCCTGGATGTGGAAGTCGACGAAGGCGACCGGATATCCAGGCGCACTCTGCTCCTCACGGCCAAAGGCTTCAATGTGCTGGCCGAGGTGTTGCGCCCCAGAGAGATGCAGGGCCAGCTGCTGCTGCGTTCCAAGGCCGAGCTCTGGGCCATCAACCCCGGAGAATCGCTCCCCGCGCCGTTGCGCCCGAACGACAGGTATCTCGGCCCGGTCTCCTACGACAACCTCATGCCCACGGACTATCTGGACAACTACCATATCGAGGCGGTTGCCGAAGACACTGCGTTCGGAGAAGCGTGCCTGCTGTTCACGTTGCGCGGCAACGAGGAACTGGGCGAGTACGACATGGTGCGGCTGTGGGTCTCCAAGGAACGGCTCGTCGCCGTGAAGGCGAACTTCTATGGGCCTACCGGGCGTTTCCTCACTTCCGCGCACATCAAGTACGAACATGATGCGCTCATCGACGGGGAGATTCGTCCGTTCATTTCCGAGATGATCATCCGGAGCGGCCTGTTTTCCGATGCATCGGCGCGTCTGGAGTGGAGCCCGCCGCAGATTCTCAACATCCCTTCCGATACTTTCGAACTGCGCGCGCTTCTGGGGCCGGAGGCATACGCCGAGCTCCTGATACAGCAGGAGCGCGAGCGGCAACGTGAAGAATAA
- a CDS encoding agmatine deiminase family protein, which produces MTATSADRVLPAEWEPHRAVWLGWPTKVSDWSPKFGAIPWVYAEMIRRLASSEEVRLLVDDHRGETRARNVLMRAGMAPELHGVRFVHQPTDRSWTRDFMPFFTVQRGGSGAVVPGGGQAVICGFTGWARYDDHTLDNAAAPACAERFGWDVLVAEHAGRRLVLEGGGVDSDGAGTVLVTEEWLLDPHVQVRNPGMNRADYEAAFGKLFGAFNTIWLGRGVAGDDTHGHVDDFCRFVGPGRILICREPDGRDVNHRHLEENRERLEDAVLADGSRPEIVDLPMPEPLHFDGMRLPASYANFYIGNTVVLVPTFNDPKDSDALGIIAECFPGRQVVGIHAVDLALGFGGVHCLTHEQPEGIPERE; this is translated from the coding sequence ATGACTGCAACATCTGCCGACCGCGTGCTCCCGGCGGAGTGGGAGCCGCACCGTGCTGTCTGGCTCGGCTGGCCGACCAAGGTATCGGACTGGAGCCCCAAGTTTGGAGCTATACCCTGGGTGTATGCCGAGATGATCCGCCGTCTGGCGTCCTCGGAAGAGGTGCGCCTGCTGGTGGATGACCATCGCGGCGAGACCCGGGCCCGCAATGTTCTCATGCGGGCGGGGATGGCTCCGGAACTGCACGGGGTGCGCTTTGTGCATCAACCCACGGACCGTAGCTGGACGCGAGATTTCATGCCCTTTTTCACGGTGCAGCGCGGCGGCTCCGGCGCAGTGGTTCCGGGCGGCGGGCAGGCCGTGATCTGCGGCTTCACTGGCTGGGCGCGATATGACGACCACACTCTGGACAACGCCGCGGCTCCGGCATGCGCCGAACGCTTCGGCTGGGATGTCCTTGTCGCGGAACATGCCGGACGTCGCCTCGTGCTGGAAGGCGGCGGCGTGGACTCCGACGGCGCAGGCACTGTGCTGGTTACGGAAGAGTGGCTCCTGGATCCGCATGTTCAGGTACGCAACCCGGGCATGAACCGCGCCGACTACGAAGCCGCATTCGGCAAGCTGTTCGGAGCGTTCAATACCATCTGGCTGGGGCGCGGCGTCGCCGGTGATGACACACACGGCCACGTGGACGACTTCTGCCGTTTCGTGGGGCCGGGCCGCATCCTCATCTGCCGGGAGCCGGACGGGAGGGACGTGAACCATCGTCATTTGGAGGAGAACCGGGAACGCCTGGAGGACGCTGTTCTTGCGGATGGATCCAGACCGGAGATAGTTGACCTGCCCATGCCCGAGCCGCTGCATTTCGACGGCATGCGGCTGCCAGCGAGTTACGCGAATTTCTACATCGGCAACACCGTGGTTCTTGTTCCCACGTTCAACGATCCCAAGGACAGCGACGCCCTCGGCATCATCGCCGAGTGCTTCCCCGGCCGGCAGGTGGTCGGCATCCATGCTGTGGATCTGGCTCTCGGTTTCGGCGGCGTGCATTGTCTGACCCACGAACAACCCGAGGGGATTCCCGAGCGCGAGTGA
- a CDS encoding histidine kinase dimerization/phosphoacceptor domain -containing protein: MDSPLKILLLEDDPVDRETFEQFIETNDLPYEVVATSSMGNAVQLALQNSYDIIIADYVLDDGTVLDLLKSVESTPVIIATASGDEETAVKAMKAGAYDYLIKDQELNYLRMIPVTVDRAVAQNRARRQARMLDHALMSIHDAVFITDEHGRIVFVNAAFEDMYGYTPQEILGSEARVLCLDQDMCHLASAPEGGAEHALECIHCRKDGEHFPVAVTRSDLGDDLGKEQAVVWVVRDITSWKRTEEQLRHSLREKEVLLREVHHRVKNNLQVVSSMLNLQAGFVQDEQTADALRDSQNRVKSMALIHERLYHSEFLTRIDFAKYVRSLAEHIKSTYHRVGGVEMELGIDESLQLEVDVAIPCGLMLNELITNAFKHGFPGGGPGGVRISVGVEPADEAQTVRLAQSGNASRRMRLVVADDGAGFPEDFSAQASETLGLQLVDMLAQQLHGSYTVERVESGARISVSIPVE, from the coding sequence ATGGACAGTCCGTTGAAGATTCTTCTGTTGGAAGACGACCCTGTCGACCGGGAGACTTTTGAGCAGTTCATCGAGACGAACGACCTGCCCTACGAGGTGGTCGCGACGTCGTCCATGGGCAACGCCGTCCAGCTTGCGTTGCAGAACTCCTATGACATCATCATCGCCGATTATGTGCTTGATGACGGCACGGTTCTCGATCTCCTGAAGTCCGTCGAATCCACACCCGTTATCATAGCCACGGCCTCCGGAGACGAGGAGACGGCGGTGAAGGCCATGAAGGCCGGCGCCTACGACTATCTGATCAAAGACCAGGAGCTCAATTACCTGCGCATGATCCCCGTGACCGTCGACCGCGCCGTGGCTCAGAACCGGGCCCGGCGACAGGCCAGAATGCTGGACCATGCGCTCATGTCCATACACGATGCCGTGTTCATCACGGACGAGCACGGCCGCATCGTGTTTGTGAACGCCGCTTTTGAGGATATGTACGGCTATACGCCGCAGGAGATTCTCGGCAGCGAGGCCCGGGTTCTCTGTCTGGACCAGGATATGTGCCACCTGGCCTCGGCTCCGGAGGGCGGGGCCGAGCACGCGCTGGAGTGCATCCATTGCCGGAAGGACGGCGAGCACTTCCCCGTGGCGGTGACGCGCTCCGACCTCGGCGACGACCTCGGCAAGGAGCAGGCGGTCGTCTGGGTAGTGCGAGACATCACGAGCTGGAAACGGACCGAGGAGCAGCTGCGCCATTCCCTGCGGGAAAAGGAAGTCCTGCTGCGCGAGGTGCATCATCGGGTGAAGAACAACCTTCAGGTTGTCTCCAGCATGCTCAACCTGCAGGCCGGTTTCGTGCAGGACGAGCAAACGGCCGACGCCCTGCGCGACAGCCAGAACCGCGTGAAGTCCATGGCCCTGATCCACGAGCGTCTGTATCACTCGGAGTTCCTCACGCGTATCGATTTCGCCAAGTATGTCCGCAGCCTGGCGGAGCACATCAAGAGCACATACCACCGCGTGGGCGGCGTGGAGATGGAACTCGGGATCGACGAGAGCCTGCAGCTCGAAGTGGATGTGGCCATACCATGCGGCCTCATGCTGAACGAGCTGATTACCAACGCCTTCAAACATGGCTTTCCCGGAGGCGGTCCCGGCGGCGTCCGGATATCCGTCGGGGTGGAGCCCGCGGACGAGGCCCAGACGGTACGGCTCGCTCAGTCCGGGAATGCGTCGCGTCGCATGCGCCTCGTGGTGGCGGACGACGGCGCCGGCTTTCCGGAAGATTTCTCCGCCCAGGCTTCCGAGACGCTGGGCCTGCAACTGGTGGACATGCTCGCGCAGCAGCTGCACGGCAGCTACACCGTGGAGCGGGTGGAGAGCGGCGCCCGAATCAGCGTGTCAATTCCTGTGGAATGA